A DNA window from Tamandua tetradactyla isolate mTamTet1 chromosome 22, mTamTet1.pri, whole genome shotgun sequence contains the following coding sequences:
- the TKTL2 gene encoding LOW QUALITY PROTEIN: transketolase-like protein 2 (The sequence of the model RefSeq protein was modified relative to this genomic sequence to represent the inferred CDS: inserted 7 bases in 5 codons; substituted 1 base at 1 genomic stop codon), whose translation MGAGRGTEGRSTEGAGRAGGGTHRGEVVRKLGRAWRGRGCFAGICSASTDRSAALAEDARPAPVTLQMLRDVADRLRXHSARATCASNSGHPTSCCCAAQIMSVLVFHMMKSKQTEPGHPDHDRFILXRGHAAPVLSAAWTEAGDIRESDLPSLRRTDCALEGRPTPRLSFVDVATGSLGQGRGAACGMACTGKYFHKAMXRVFCLMGDGESSEGSVXEALAFGSPYSLDSIVAIFDVNRLGQSGAAPLGHCTDIYQKCLEASGGNTYVVGGHDVEXLCQALWQATFVKNKPTAVVAKTFKGRGIPNIEAVENWHGKPMPQERADAIIKLRKSHIQTSRSLIPTVEDSPQISIMNIKMTSPPAYKVCEKIATQKACGLALAKLGHTNERVIILGGDPKNSTFSEIFKKGHPERFIECFIAEQNMVSVALGCATRGLTIAFASTFAAFLTRAFDQIRMGSISQININLIGSHCGVSIGEDGPSQMALEDLAIFXSIPNHMVFYPSDAVLTEQAVYLAANTKGMCFIRMSKPETAVLYTPRENFEIGQAEAVCHSVYDEVTVIRAGVTLYEALAAAGDLSRQGTSVCVINPFTIKPQDAATIIPNARTTDSWVITVEHRCREAVCAAVSGEPGILVHQLAVSGVPRSGKPTPSELLDMFGISPRHIIAAVKGTLMNKDG comes from the exons atgggggcggggcggggcacaGAGGGGCggagcacagagggggcaggacgCGCAGGGGGCGGGACACATAGGGGTGAGGTGGTGCGCAAACTTGGCAGGGCGTGGAGGGGGCG TGGCTGCTTCGCGGGCATCTGCTCCGCGAGTACCGACAGGAGTGCAGCTCTGGCCGAAGACGCCAGGCCTGCTCCGGTGACCCTACAGATGCTGAGAGACGTGGCCGACCGCCTGC TCCATTCTGCCAGGGCCACATGTGCCTCCAACTCCGGTCACCCCACCTCTTGCTGCTGCGCGGCCCAGATCATGTCTGTTCTGGTTTTCCACATGATGAAGTCTAAGCAGACAGAGCCAGGACACCCAGACCACGACAGATTCATTC TCCGAGGCCATGCTGCCCCAGTCCTCTCTGCCGCGTGGACAGAGGCGGGCGACATCCGCGAATCAGACCTGCCAAGCTTGAGGAGAACTGACTGTGCCTTGGAGGGACGTCCCACCCCTAGATTGTCGTTTGTTGATGTGGCCACAGGATCTCTTGGGCAAGGACGAGGAGCTGCGTGTGGAATGGCTTGTACTGGCAAGTACTTCCACAAAGCCAT CCGGGTGTTCTGCCTCATGGGAGATGGGGAATCCTCAGAAGGTTCTG CGGAGGCTTTGGCGTTTGGGTCCCCCTACAGTTTGGACAGTATTGTGGCGATCTTTGATGTGAACCGCTTGGGGCAAAGTGGTGCTGCACCACTTGGGCATTGCACAGACATCTACCAGAAGTGCTTGGAAGCCTCTGGAGGGAACACTTACGTAGTGGGTGGCCATGACGTGGA CTTGTGCCAAGCGCTTTGGCAAGCAACTTTCGTGAAGAACAAGCCTACTGCTGTAGTTGCCAAGACCTTCAAGGGCCGGGGTATTCCAAACATTGAGGCTGTGGAAAATTGGCATGGAAAGCCAATGCCGCAAGAAAGGGCTGATGCAATTATCAAATTAAGGAAAAGCCACATCCAGACCAGCAGGAGTCTCATACCGACTGTTGAAGACTCACCACAAATCAGCATCATGAATATAAAAATGACCTCACCACCTGCTTACAAAGTTTGTGAGAAAATAGCTACTCAGAAAGCTTGTGGTTTAGCGCTGGCTAAACTGGGCCACACAAATGAAAGAGTTATTATCCTGGGTGGTGATCCAAAGAATTCTACCTTTTCTGAGATATTCAAGAAAGGACACCCTGAGCGGTTCATTGAGTGTTTTATTGCTGAGCAAAACATGGTAAGTGTGGCACTGGGCTGTGCCACTCGTGGTCTTACCATTGCTTTTGCTAGTACCTTCGCTGCCTTTTTGACCCGAGCGTTTGATCAGATCAGGATGGGATCCATCTCTCAAATCAACATCAACCTCATTGGTTCCCACTGTGGGGTATCCATTGGTGAAGATGGGCCCTCCCAAATGGCCCTAGAGGATCTGGCCATATTCTGAAGCATTCCCAATCATATGGTTTTCTATCCAAGTGATGCAGTCTTAACAGAGCAAGCTGTTTATCTGGCTGCCAATACTAAGGGAATGTGTTTCATTCGGATGAGCAAACCAGAAACTGCAGTTCTTTACACACCACGAGAAAACTTTGAGATTGGACAGGCCGAGGCTGTCTGTCACAGTGTCTATGATGAAGTCACAGTTATCAGAGCTGGAGTTACTCTGTACGAAGCCTTGGCAGCCGCTGGTGATCTTTCTAGGCAAGGTACTTCTGTCTGTGTCATCAACCCATTTACCATTAAACCCCAGGATGCTGCTACCATCATCCCCAATGCAAGAACCACAGATAGCTGGGTTATCACAGTAGAGCATCGCTGCCGAGAAGCTGTATGTGCAGCTGTCTCTGGGGAGCCAGGCATCCTTGTTCATCAGTTGGCAGTGTCAGGTGTGCCTCGAAGTGGGaaaccaa caccaagTGAATTGCTGGATATGTTTGGAATTAGTCCCAGACATATCATAGCAGCCGTGAAAGGTACTTTAATGAACAAAGATGGCTGA